Proteins from a single region of Styela clava chromosome 1, kaStyClav1.hap1.2, whole genome shotgun sequence:
- the LOC120334855 gene encoding peptidyl-prolyl cis-trans isomerase FKBP3-like: MSAQVERQWTDEQLHGDDVSKKELISFLQTHSTSEFLAEHKLLGSLKNVTKTSKRDALVIAYNALFETCAFGTGAGDKPVADLTKKVETLSTSESKAKKTTEDDTGPPKFKKTNVLKKGDKTNFPKPGDKVKCYYVGKLEDGTVFDSLTQGTKKKKNQPLQFKVGKSEVIIGWDQAVMAMSVGEKCEVTIEPQYAYGKAGKPEAKIPSNATLYFEIELLSID; encoded by the exons atgTCTGCGCAAGTTGAAAGGCAGTGGACTGATGAGCAATTACATGGTGATGACGTCAGTAAAAAAGAATTGATATCTTTTCTTCAAACTCACTCAACATCAGAGTTTTTAGCTGAGCATAAACTTCTGGGGAGTTTGAAAAATGTCACCAAAACTTCGAAAAGAGATGCCTTAGTGATTGCTTACAATGCTTTGTTTGAAACTTGTGCTTTTGGAACTGGTGCAG GAGACAAGCCTGTCGCTGATTTGACTAAAAAGGTCGAGACATTGTCCACTAGTGAATCGAAGGCAAAAAAAACTACAGAAGATGACACTGGCCCACCCAAGTTCAAGAAAACCAATGTCTTGAAAAAGGGGGACAAAACAAATTTCCCCAAACCAGGGGACAAAGTGAAATGCTATTATGTGGGTAAACTAGAAGATGGGACTGTGTTTGACAGTCTTACACAGGGaactaaaaagaagaaaaatcagCCTTTACAATTTAAAGTCGGCAAGAGTGAGGTGATCATTGGTTGGGACCAGGCTGTCATGGCGATGTCGGTTGGAGAAAAGTGTGAGGTCACAATTGAGCCTCAATATGCTTATGGGAAGGCGGGAAAGCCAGAAGCGAAGATTCCTTCCAATGCTACGTTGTATTTTGAGATCGAACTTTTATCCATTGACTGA